The DNA segment CTTCTTCGTAATGCCTAAGGATATAGGGTATAATAACACATTCAAAACGTACCAAAATACACATTAAATaaattaatctttatttatttccgaAAAAATAGTGTAGAAAACCTTGTACTCTGCCCTGAATTCGAGCAAAGAGAGCGGGTACAAAATAGACTGAACGCCTGGTTGATGTGGGCTATCCAGTAactgaaggaaaataaatagatcaataaatcatTACATTTTCTCTCTATGAAACTTATTTCCGGCAGAAAATAGTGTGGAAAACCTTTTTGTACGCTGCCCGGAATTCCAGCGAAGAGAGCGGGTACAAAATAGGATTGAGCGCCGAGTTGATGTAGGCCATCCAGTAACTGAAGGTCACGTACCATTCTGGGAACAGTGTCGGGAACCAAGCGCTCAGCTGGAACGAGAGGGTGTCTCTCTTAATTGGCTGTATTAGCGGGAAAAGGCAGAGTGTACATGTTGCCAACAAAGAGATATTTGCATTGTAACTGAATTGTTTCTTGTTTACAGTCAAGTTCTGCTGGATCTATTTCTAACTGCTAgtcttcatattatatatatatatatatatatatatatatatatatatatatatatgtgtgtgtgtgtgtgtgtgtgtgtgtgtgtgtgtgtgtgtgtgtgtgtgtgtgtgtgtgtgtgtgtgtgtgtgtgtgtatgtgtgcgtgtgtgtatatgtagatagatagatagatatagatatatacatgcatacatacataaatacatatctatccatctatctatctatctatttatctatctatatgtttatctatctatctatatatatatgtgtgtgtgtatgtgtgtgtgtgtttgtgtgtgtacttatatatatatatatatatatatatatatatatatatatatatatatatatatatgtgtgtgtgtgtgtgtgtgtgtgtgtgtgtgtgtgtgtgtgtgtgtgtgtgtgtgtgtgtgtgtgtgtgtgtgcgtgtgcgtgtgtgtgtgtgtgtgtgtgtgatattatagaAGTGatgaaagagcaaaaaaaaggaaatcagatgaacacacaaatagaaaagaaggtatataaataaaacaacgacgggaagaacaggaaaacgcGCGAAAAGCCTTTTCACTTTACTTTTTTTCAGGATTTGAATAAGcattaaagtaataaaaaaagagaaaaaaaaagaaaaaaataaatcctccACATACAGTAAAAGGCATCACGACAATAAACGTAACAGAAGAAAGCCGACTGAGATTGAATAGCCTTTGAGCAGTCaaacgtgtttatgtatattcgaATTCCCTCTTAGACACCCCTTTCCGACACACACTTGCATTTACTTAtgttttgcttttactttttttacgtttactttttttttttatctatatttgtttatttattcttataataattattattttgtttactttcttttacttttttttacatttacctatttttaaatttccttttttaattctaCTTTTTAAAAAAAGTTACACCACCCACCACGAAGAGAATGTAAAACGGCACCCAGCAGATCAGgaagataatgacgatgttgaGGAGTGTATAGACAGCCTTCATCTCCCGCTTGAGCTTGGCCTCCTGCTTGTCATCCTTGACCGGCGCCGAAACCAGCTTCTTCTGATCAGAGGAACCGCCCGCGCCGCCCGAACCGCCCGCCTCGCCTGTGCCCGAGTCGCTTTCGACGGGTTGGCTGGTCTGAGGGCggcggtggaaggggaaggaagggagagggggagggagggagagagggagagggagggagagagggggaggaggtgggagggaagagggaaggtagagggggagggagggagggagggggaggagttgggagggaagaggaaaggtagagggagagggagggagagaggtggaggaggtgggaggaagagggaaggtagagggggagggagggagggagggggaggaggtgggaaggaagagggaagggagagggggagggaagaggggaggaggtaggaggagggtgggaaggagggaagaagggagggagaggggaggggaggaacgcagagggggagaaagggaaggttggggggacgggtgaaagggaggggaggagggggcggaagggagaggggggagagggaggaggttgggaggggaaggggagggttggaggaagggatagagggaggggagcatagagggaggggtgatggtgaggggaggagggagaagggaggatggggaggggaggaagggagggtgggaaggcgggaaggaaaggaaagagagggaaaggaagaggaggagggaaaggggaagatgagaagcaagggagagaaggagggagggaagcagatggaagggagggggaaaggaaagggtagggggaggaaggaggtagaagggggaagaagggaaaggggaagaagggagaggaggaaagtgggagggagggaagaaaggagaaggggaggaaaggggagtggggaggggagataggaggaaaggagggaagtagagggttATTAGTGGAAGTTCGGTTTCAGTAAATCGTAGTTTGTTTTCATTAGCTTATTACCGaagttacttttattaccattacctttatcattgttcttataatatctatcattatcactatatatgaaattattatcatcaatattctttatCACCCtgactatcatcgtcatcattatcattatcactgttattattaccattatgattagtaCAGTATATATCACCATAAGTTGTATCATAATTACATATcagttttttttcaataatactCGTATCGTCAATATAACCATAGATGCATTACAAACAACTGAAAGGAAATGATTCCTTTAGAATTACACCAA comes from the Penaeus chinensis breed Huanghai No. 1 chromosome 32, ASM1920278v2, whole genome shotgun sequence genome and includes:
- the LOC125042316 gene encoding alpha-1A adrenergic receptor-like, whose protein sequence is MLIIIATWLYVSIIWFPVFIYDRVLHQYDVGVCLWDTVLNKNLVVYVGMLGYYLPLLVMVGAYMKILWVVKKRAASIRDAGKKEVPTTSQPVESDSGTGEAGGSGGAGGSSDQKKLVSAPVKDDKQEAKLKREMKAVYTLLNIVIIFLICWVPFYILFVLSAWFPTLFPEWYVTFSYWMAYINSALNPILYPLSSLEFRAAYKKVFHTIFCRK